From Thermoplasmata archaeon:
AGGGCACTTCGATCCAGAAGGGGGAGACCCTCGCGGACACGATTCGCATGGTCGAGAGCTACAGCGACGCGATCGTCCTCCGTCATCCCCAGGAAGGCGCGGCCCGTCTCGCCGCGGAGTTCACGGAGCGGCCCGTGATCAACGCGGGCGATGGGGCCGGGCAGCATCCCACGCAGACCCTCCTGGACCTGTACACGATCTGGGACGAGAAGGGCGGGTTCGAGGGACGGAACGTCGCCCTGGTCGGCGATCTGAAGTACGGCCGCACGGTCCACTCCCTCACATACGCCCTCACGGACTTCGGCGCCAACCTGACCTTCGTGAGCCCCCCGACGCTCGAGATGCCGCGGGAGATCGTCGAACACGTGAAGGAGAAGGGGCTGCCCCTGAAGATCACGCACCGCCTCGAGGACGTGATCCGCGACGCGGACGTCCTCTACATGACCCGCATCCAGAAGGAGCGGTTCCCCGACCCCCAGGAGTACGAGAAGGTCGCGGGGGTCTACCGCATCGACGCGAACGGGCTCCGCGAGGCGAAGCGGGACCTGATCGTCATGCACCCGCTCCCGCGCATCACGGAGATCGCGCCCGACGTGGACCGCACGAAGCACGCGATCTACTTCAAGCAGGCCGGGAACGGGGTGCCCGTCCGGATGGCCTTGCTCCAGCTCATCCTGGGGGCGGCCGCATGAGGGAACTCCGCGTCACGCCGATCAAGAACGGCACGGTGATCGACCACATCCCCGCGGGCATGGCGCTCAAGGTCCTCCGCATCCTGGGCATCGGGGACTCCGTGTCGTCGACGGTCACCGTGGCCATGCACGTGCCGAGCCGGATCATGGGCTGGAAGGACATCGTCAAGGTCGAGGACCGGGAGCTGGCCGCGCGCGAGATCGACAAGATCGCCCTCATCGCTCCCACCGCCTCCGTGAACGTAATCCGTAACTACAACGTGGCGGAGAAGCATCGCGTCGCCCTCCCGGACCGTGCGATCGGAATCCTGCGGTGCGGCAACCCCAACTGCATTTCGAACACCAAGGAGCCCGTGGAGTCCGAGTTCGTCGTGCGCTCCAAGAACCCGCTCCGCGTCT
This genomic window contains:
- the pyrB gene encoding aspartate carbamoyltransferase — protein: MSGFRGRDILSIRELSRADIELVLRTARKMVPIATGKRSSKALEGKILSTLFFEPSTRTRLSFESAMQRLGGRVLGFASTEGTSIQKGETLADTIRMVESYSDAIVLRHPQEGAARLAAEFTERPVINAGDGAGQHPTQTLLDLYTIWDEKGGFEGRNVALVGDLKYGRTVHSLTYALTDFGANLTFVSPPTLEMPREIVEHVKEKGLPLKITHRLEDVIRDADVLYMTRIQKERFPDPQEYEKVAGVYRIDANGLREAKRDLIVMHPLPRITEIAPDVDRTKHAIYFKQAGNGVPVRMALLQLILGAAA
- the pyrI gene encoding aspartate carbamoyltransferase regulatory subunit, with the translated sequence MRELRVTPIKNGTVIDHIPAGMALKVLRILGIGDSVSSTVTVAMHVPSRIMGWKDIVKVEDRELAAREIDKIALIAPTASVNVIRNYNVAEKHRVALPDRAIGILRCGNPNCISNTKEPVESEFVVRSKNPLRVFCRFCDRELEDIPGHIV